A section of the Alkalihalobacillus sp. LMS39 genome encodes:
- a CDS encoding glycoside hydrolase family 27 protein, producing the protein MSRHSKKFGKDLALTPPMGWNSFNTFGCEPTEQLIKESADMMVSSGLRDAGYVYINIDDGWMADERDSEGNLVPDPAKFPNGLKVVTDYIHERGLKAGTYLGCGQKTYGEKPGSLGYEERDAKLIADQGFDLLKYDFRALPGDPEGREVKTDYITMRDALIKAGRTMLFSICEHGTSDPWTWGVEVGHMWRTTPDIKDSFDEDINWGWSLNHIIDHTHHLHQYAGPGGWNDPDMLVVGCNGTNEWMGPGCTPLEYRAHFSLWCLSAAPLLIGCDIRKMDDATKETLMNKEIISINQDSLGKQGYIIKKENGIDYWVKELEGGRLAVGLFNRTNNEVEAEIDLHELSINREDKFSVKDIWGNVDVGKVHNTIVRPVRSHECVVLMLTPRK; encoded by the coding sequence ACCGACCGAGCAGTTAATTAAAGAAAGTGCAGATATGATGGTATCATCTGGATTACGGGATGCAGGTTATGTGTATATCAATATTGATGATGGTTGGATGGCAGATGAAAGAGATAGTGAAGGTAATTTAGTGCCAGACCCTGCAAAGTTTCCGAATGGGCTTAAAGTGGTTACAGATTATATACACGAAAGAGGATTAAAAGCTGGTACGTATTTAGGATGTGGGCAAAAAACATATGGTGAAAAACCTGGTAGCTTAGGATATGAAGAACGTGATGCCAAGTTAATTGCAGACCAAGGATTTGATTTATTGAAGTATGACTTCCGTGCTCTTCCAGGAGACCCGGAAGGCAGAGAGGTGAAAACGGATTATATAACGATGCGTGATGCCTTGATAAAAGCGGGTAGAACGATGTTATTTAGTATATGTGAACATGGAACTTCAGACCCTTGGACATGGGGAGTGGAAGTTGGCCATATGTGGCGAACGACTCCAGATATAAAAGATAGTTTTGATGAAGATATTAACTGGGGATGGTCATTGAACCATATTATCGATCATACACATCACTTGCATCAGTATGCTGGCCCTGGTGGATGGAATGACCCTGATATGCTCGTTGTCGGATGCAACGGTACAAATGAATGGATGGGGCCGGGTTGTACGCCGTTAGAGTACCGAGCTCATTTTAGTCTTTGGTGTTTATCTGCAGCCCCGTTATTAATTGGGTGTGATATTAGAAAGATGGATGATGCGACAAAAGAGACGTTAATGAACAAAGAAATTATTTCTATTAATCAAGATTCCCTTGGCAAACAAGGTTATATTATTAAAAAGGAAAATGGCATTGATTATTGGGTGAAAGAGTTAGAAGGAGGCCGATTAGCAGTTGGGTTATTTAATCGGACAAATAACGAGGTAGAGGCGGAAATTGATTTACATGAGTTGTCGATTAATCGGGAAGATAAGTTTAGTGTGAAAGATATTTGGGGCAATGTGGACGTAGGGAAAGTTCATAATACGATTGTTAGACCAGTTCGTTCTCATGAATGTGTCGTCTTAATGCTAACACCTCGTAAATAA